The stretch of DNA GATTCACGCGATTGCCGAAAAGGCGCACGTCCATACCCAATTCGAAGGCTTTTGTCATCTCAGGCTTCAGGTGATTGGCCGGCGTATAGGTAGAACTGGTGGCGTTTCCGTTAGACAAAGCGATCGTGGCATAGGGCAGATAGGCTGCCGGAGGGTTGCCCACCTGGGCGTAAGAACCGCGTATTTTCCAAAAAGAAATGACGTTTTTGGGTAATGGCAGTACTTCGGAAAGCAACATCGAGAGGCCCACCGAGGGATAGACGACGTTGTTCTTGGCCGTTCCCTGAAGAGTGGAAAAGATGTCGATGCGGCTCGTTGCGTCGGCAAAAAGGAAGTTGCGGAAGTTCAATTCCACCTTGCCATAGAAGGATTGTGTTTGTGTGTGCAAGTTGGAATAAACGGTACGGCTCTCTGCCGGCGACATGTTCGAGGAGTGGAAGAAGTTGGGAACACGAACTAAATTCCCCTCAAAAACATGCGATTTATATTTCTCATCATAAAAACTGCCACCCAGATTGGCCAATAACCGAAGATCTTCGCTCAACTTCTTGTCTACGTTCAACAGAAAATCGAGATAAACCGATGTGTTTTTGTCGTCTTGTGTCATCCAGTTTCCTTGCGGTTTGGCAAAAAGTCCGTCGGTAGAAGCATACAACTTTCGTTCGAAGTCCATGTAAGCATGATCCATTCGGGCTCGTCCCAACACGTTAAGCCAGTCGGTGATGTTCCATTTCATCGACAAACTCACGATGTTTCGCTCGCGGTCGGTGTTGAACATATTGCGATTGACAATCCAATAGGGGTTCTGCATGCCTAAACCTAAGTTGTGATAGGGCCAGTTTTGTAGTTTGAAGTTGCGCGTTGCATCGTACATTTCGTACACTCGGTAACGATTGATGTCGTCACTGGGCGGAAACAGATAGGTCGAAACCAAGGGATTGTAATACATTCCCTGCCCGATGCCGTTCTGTGTGTTCTGCTTGATGTAGAACAAACCGAAGTCCATCGAGAGCACATCTTTAATAATGTCCCATGAATTGCGGAAGGTGAGGTTATAACGGTTGTACTTATTGTTGGGAATAATGCCCGCAGCGTTCACCGCTCCTAAAGAAATGTGAGTTTGATTGGTTTCGCTGCCGGTGGAAAGAGCCACCGAATTCATTACGTTATAACCTGTTTGAAAAAAGTCGAGCGGGTTGTAAGACGACGGACGCTGCAACTTCTCACCCCAACTGGCAAACTCGCCCTCTTTGCGTCCATAGGTATTCTGAAATTGGGGCGTAACAAACGGACTGCTGAAACTGGTGCTATGCGAGAAAGAAATGCGGGGTTTGCCCACAGCTCCTTTCTTTGTGGTGATGAGAATCACACCGTTGGCACCACGATTTCCATACAATGCCGCCGCAGAAGCTCCTGTCAGAACCGACATACTTTCGATATCGTCGGGGTTAATATTGGAAATGCCATCCCCATCGGCCACTTCCACCGCCTCATAGAAGTTATCGCTCTGCTTGGTTCTTAGTCCTTGCATCGGAATTCCATCGAGAACGTAGAGCGCATTGTTCTCTCCGAATAGCGATTTGGTGCCTCGCATCACCACACGAGAAGAACCACCCACGCCGGAAGAGCTCTGATTGATCGTGACACCGGCTATTTTGCCCGCCAAACTGTTGATGAAGTTGGCATCTTTTACCTGCGTCACCTCTTTGGCTTTTAAGTCTTGTACGTTATAAGTGAGAGCTTTGGCTTCGCGCTTGATGCCCAATGCCGTTACCACCACTTCGGAAAGCAATTGCCGATCTTCTTCCAACACCACCGAAAGCGGATGATTGCCCGACACTTTCACGGTTTTCGGCGCATAGCCTACATACGAAATCTCGAGCCAAGTGCCGTCGTTCACCTGCAGAGAGAAGTTTCCGTCAATATCAGTGATAGCTCCCGAGCCTCCGTTTTTGCGTTTGACGCTGACGCCTATCAAAGGTTCTCCCTGACCGTCTTTCACGTTTCCTTTCAGCATAAAAGGGGTACTGCCCTGCTTTCCGTCAGTTTTCTTCACTGAAAGGATGATTTGTTTGTCCACCACTTCATAGGAAATGTTGGTGCCACGGAAGATATGGTCGAGTATTTCCGTGATGTTTCCGTTCTTATTGTTCACCGATACCGTCTTATGGGTATTCAACGCCTTATCATTATATAAGAAAACGTAGCCCGAAGACTTTTCGATTTGATTCAACACCTGCTCGATCGTCGCGTTATGGGCAGAGATGGGTGCGTTTAAGCGTTGACTATAGACGCTCCCTGCATACCATTGGAGTGCGATGGACAGCAGTGCAACTTTTGTCCTCATGTTTAAGGTGATTTTAGATTTCTGCACACGCCTTTTCTTTGCTGTGTGCTTGTAAATAAATAGATTGTTATTTCGTGGGGAAAAGAGGCTGCACACAGTAGCGCAGCAGAGTGTTGGATTGCTGGAAGAGCGTGCGGCACGAGCCGTATTCCCCTTGCTCTTCGTTGATTTCATTCTTTTTTCTGTGTCATAGAGGTAGGTTTCTTTGTTTTAGAAATGAGTTATCGATTTATTCATTCAAGTCTATCACAATGGTTTTGCGCCCTGTAGGATGCCCCAAGGCTGGCTTTCCGTCCACCGTTTGCCACTTCATCGAGGTGGATTTAGCCAGATAATCGAGAATCTGCGGCAGTGTTTCGCCATTGAAAGTGGCTCGATATCGGTATTCTTTTTGCGAGCGACGGCGCAGAATCAGCTGCACATTGAAGTGCCGTTCCAGAGCGGCGAACACCTCTTCAAGGGTGGCATTGCGGAAGATGAGTCGACCTTCGCGCCAGGAAGTCTTCTCGTCGGTCTCCACTTTTCTGCGTTCCACACGTCCCGTTGCTTTGTCGTAAGAGAGCCATTCGCCCGGTTCCAGCCGGCATGGGCTCTTTTTTCCGGGCAGCATCACATTGACTTTCCCCTCTTCCAGAGTTGTTTCCACGTGCGGTTCTTCGTCGTAGGCCGACACGTTGAAGTGAGTTCCGTAGACAAAAACGCTGAGCCCGGCGGCTGTATGCACATAGAATGGCGACGATGCATCGGCCTTCACCGCGAAATAGCCCTCACCTCGCAGCTCCACCTGTCGTGTTTTGCTATTCAATAAGGTGGGATAGCGCAGTCTACTACCCGAGTTGAGCCATACAACACTATGATCGGGCAGTTCGTATCTCACCACCGTACCGTTGGAAGCCACCACTTCGGCATACTGCACCTCTTGTTTTGCTGGGCGGAAGTGTAGATAAGCCAATACCATTGTGCTGAGAAGCAACGGTAAAGCCAGCATTGCTGCATAACGCACAAGGCTTTGCCGGAGGCGATACCGACGTTTCCGGGTTATCTTTCCGCATACTTCTTGATAGGCAGCGACCGTGTCGACGGCTTCGATAGCCAAGATGTCTTTGCTCAATCTTTCGGCTTGAGCAAGCAATTGGTCGATAGGAAGATGGTTATTGTCGTCCAAAATTCAGTTGTGTTTAGGTGCTTTATATGAAGTAATACAAACGAACGGCGAAAAAAGGACAGACTTTTTGAAAAATTTTTTAGTGTTTTACAAATGGAAGAAATGATCCAAGCGTCAACCAAAGGCTATCCAGGCATCTATCCGACAGCCATCCATCCCTCACCGTCGGCTCTGCCTTCCGCATTTCAGGACTAAAGAAAAGCATGAAAGAAAAAGATGTCGGCATGATCACTCATCCCGACATCCCAAAGAATAATGTTAATGTACGTTGGTGTGTTGCAAAGCAATGATGCTAAAAGCAGTAGCTAATGTAACGCCAACCAACATAGCGATTGTTTCAAAATCTAATAACATAATCTTTAACCTTAAAATCTATCAAACTACTAACCTAATGAAAACTTATTATGAAAGTATTCTCTCGAACACGTTGCAAAGATAATGAGAAATTCAATACCTTGTATAGCAGGATGCTATTTTTTGTATTTATTTTGCAATTACTTGATTTACGTCAACCGATAGACTCCTTTTTCCGAATCACAGTCAGTCCATCTCGCAGCGGAATGATCGCCTTTTCTACCCGCGAATCCTGGGCAACGAGGTCGTTGAATCTTTTGATTCCCGCCGTCTGAGGGTCGGTTTCATAGGCAGGATCTATCACATGACCGTCCCAAAGGGTGTTGTCGGCCAGGATGATGCCTCCCGGACGCAGCAGAGAAAGCACCATTTCGTAGGTCTCCACATAGGTTCGCTTGTCGCCATCGATAAAGGCCATATCGAAGACAAGGCCCAGTCGTGGTGCGTTTGTAATGGCATCGCCGATGAGAAAGCGGATTTTGCTGGCCACAGGCGAGCCTTCTATCCAGCGGCGGGTAAAGTCTTCCTGCTCATCGTTGATTTCGAAGGTCCACACTTTCCCGTCTTCGGGTAGAGCTTCGGCCATACAGATGGCACTGTAGCCACTGAACGTGCCCACCTCGAGAATATTTTTGGGCTGCACCATCCGCACAAACATCTTCAGCAGTCGACCTTGCAAATGTCCACTGGCCATGCGTCCGTGGAGCGTATGGATGTTGGTGGCGCGATAAAGACGGTAGAGATAATCGCCCTCGGGGTCGATATGAGAGAGGATGTAGGCCATTTCGGCCTCCTCTTTTTCCGAGAAACGGGAAGGCGAAGTGAGCGTTTGATGGGGCGGTAGATTCATGTTGAGAGTGCTATATATAATAAGGTGTAACGGCGTTCGACATCTATAGCCTTGCCGGCGAACAAGAACCAGCGCGCAAACTCTCGATAGCCAGACGGTAAGAGTCCAGTCCGAAACCGGCAATCACCCCCTTACAGGCTGCCGCCAGGAGCGAATGATGCCTCAACGCCTCGCGTTGGTAGACGTTGGAGATGTGCACTTCCACTACCGGAGCCGACAGAGCGCGGATGCAATCGGCCAAAGCCAGGCTCGTATGGGTGTAGGCACCGGCGTTGAGAACGATGCCATCGCAGCCGAATCCCACCTCTTGTAGTCGGTTGATGAGTTCTCCTTCCACGTTGCTTTGATAGTAGTCGATGTCCACATCGGGAAACGCAGCCCGCAGCACGGGCAGATATGCCTCGAACGAAGACCGCCCGTAGATCTGTGGTTCGCGTGTGCCCAGGAGGTTGAGATTGGG from Prevotella sp. oral taxon 475 encodes:
- a CDS encoding FecR family protein produces the protein MDDNNHLPIDQLLAQAERLSKDILAIEAVDTVAAYQEVCGKITRKRRYRLRQSLVRYAAMLALPLLLSTMVLAYLHFRPAKQEVQYAEVVASNGTVVRYELPDHSVVWLNSGSRLRYPTLLNSKTRQVELRGEGYFAVKADASSPFYVHTAAGLSVFVYGTHFNVSAYDEEPHVETTLEEGKVNVMLPGKKSPCRLEPGEWLSYDKATGRVERRKVETDEKTSWREGRLIFRNATLEEVFAALERHFNVQLILRRRSQKEYRYRATFNGETLPQILDYLAKSTSMKWQTVDGKPALGHPTGRKTIVIDLNE
- a CDS encoding SusC/RagA family TonB-linked outer membrane protein; protein product: MRTKVALLSIALQWYAGSVYSQRLNAPISAHNATIEQVLNQIEKSSGYVFLYNDKALNTHKTVSVNNKNGNITEILDHIFRGTNISYEVVDKQIILSVKKTDGKQGSTPFMLKGNVKDGQGEPLIGVSVKRKNGGSGAITDIDGNFSLQVNDGTWLEISYVGYAPKTVKVSGNHPLSVVLEEDRQLLSEVVVTALGIKREAKALTYNVQDLKAKEVTQVKDANFINSLAGKIAGVTINQSSSGVGGSSRVVMRGTKSLFGENNALYVLDGIPMQGLRTKQSDNFYEAVEVADGDGISNINPDDIESMSVLTGASAAALYGNRGANGVILITTKKGAVGKPRISFSHSTSFSSPFVTPQFQNTYGRKEGEFASWGEKLQRPSSYNPLDFFQTGYNVMNSVALSTGSETNQTHISLGAVNAAGIIPNNKYNRYNLTFRNSWDIIKDVLSMDFGLFYIKQNTQNGIGQGMYYNPLVSTYLFPPSDDINRYRVYEMYDATRNFKLQNWPYHNLGLGMQNPYWIVNRNMFNTDRERNIVSLSMKWNITDWLNVLGRARMDHAYMDFERKLYASTDGLFAKPQGNWMTQDDKNTSVYLDFLLNVDKKLSEDLRLLANLGGSFYDEKYKSHVFEGNLVRVPNFFHSSNMSPAESRTVYSNLHTQTQSFYGKVELNFRNFLFADATSRIDIFSTLQGTAKNNVVYPSVGLSMLLSEVLPLPKNVISFWKIRGSYAQVGNPPAAYLPYATIALSNGNATSSTYTPANHLKPEMTKAFELGMDVRLFGNRVNLSATYYNSNTYNQLFRYKLPPSTGYAYAYENAGKVNNWGVELTIGLNQKLGPVDWNAQLIYSLNRNEIKELLPEYVTDRKTNTTVKAPTEFEVSSAESYKMILRKGGTMSDIYASKLKQDFQGNILSNGGVSKDDKTFVKVGSAAPKYNLGIRNSFAWKGLELGFLIDARVGGVVVSATQALMDQFGVSKQTADARDGKGVKVNNGYLNPEQYYAVVAGGKTGLLAHYTYSATNVRLRELSLSYALPEAWFANRLKVAVSLTGHNLMMFHNRAPFDPELTANTGTYYQGFDYFMPPSQRSLGFGVKVNF
- a CDS encoding type II 3-dehydroquinate dehydratase, yielding MKIHVINGPNLNLLGTREPQIYGRSSFEAYLPVLRAAFPDVDIDYYQSNVEGELINRLQEVGFGCDGIVLNAGAYTHTSLALADCIRALSAPVVEVHISNVYQREALRHHSLLAAACKGVIAGFGLDSYRLAIESLRAGSCSPARL
- a CDS encoding O-methyltransferase, which codes for MAYILSHIDPEGDYLYRLYRATNIHTLHGRMASGHLQGRLLKMFVRMVQPKNILEVGTFSGYSAICMAEALPEDGKVWTFEINDEQEDFTRRWIEGSPVASKIRFLIGDAITNAPRLGLVFDMAFIDGDKRTYVETYEMVLSLLRPGGIILADNTLWDGHVIDPAYETDPQTAGIKRFNDLVAQDSRVEKAIIPLRDGLTVIRKKESIG